The nucleotide window ACGTTTTCGTGGACAACATCATAAATAGTAGTAAGCACATCATGGCATTCATTGAAGGAAAACAGAAATGAGCTTTTCTATAAGCTCTTTTTAACGCATTAATGTAATGAAATCTGACAAAATATTCTGGTTATTATCGGTTCAATCGAAAATGAAGGAAATATACCCAAGGAAATCGTTAAGTTTGTTGACACTGATCTTCCGGTCGATTAATCTTAATGAAGAAGAAATCAACGACTTCCATCACTGTTCTGACATAAGCTCAGAATGGTTCCATACAGCGGATGATAACGAGCGGGAGAGACCTGATCAGCCGAGTCAAATGGCTAGTTTTCAGGCACCGAAGGAGCAAGCTGCTGCGCACCCGGCGCAGTGGTTAATCTCTCAGGTAAATGTACCATCGTTGGACGCAACTCTGGAGAGTGCGCGAACTTGCGCCACCCAAGGGGTATATGATCAGTCAGTCCGGTGACTTGTCTGTAATCACAGGCAAGTACCTTGTCGTGAGACACTCCTGATCGTGAAACTCTCAGGTATCGAGGACAGAGAGAGGGCCTGAGGCCTTCTTCTGTCCTTTTTTGATGTCATCATTCAGTGAATAAGGAACAATATGGATGATATTCTGGATGGAAATGACGAATACAATTGGAGGGTTACAAGGTGCGATTTAAAGATGTTTTTTCAATTATTGGTCCGTCCATGACGGGACCTTCAAGTTCACATACAGCTGGAGCAGCAAGATTAGGGAGAATTGCTCGCCAGTGGCTTGGTTGCACGCCGGATCGGGCGCGACTGACGTTGTACGGTTCATTTGCAGATACGTATCAGGGGCACGGCACGGATCTGGCATTGATCGGCGGTCTGCTGGACTATGTCACAGACGATCCGCGTATCCCTGATGCAGAACAATACGCAGAAGAAGCGGGCATGGAGGTTGAGTTTTATACAAGCGGCCTGCCTGCTCCTCATCCAAATACCGTCAAGATTGAGTTATGGCATGGCGAACGTGCCTGCTCATTGATCGGCGCATCTATTGGTGGTGGTAGTGTATCGGTACATGCGATGAATGATTTTCGTGTCCAGATTAGTGGTGAATTCCCTACACTCGTTCTGCGACATGCAGACAAAGCGGGCGTGCTCGCATCAGTGACGTCCACGATCAGCTCATCAGGGGTTAACATTGGCTATATGCAGGTGGACCGGAAAGCCCGAGATGGCGAAGCACTGACTGCAATGGAGATGGACGGCGTGCCGAATCCGGATATGCTGAAGCGTCTGCGTTCGCTCGACCATGTACTGGACATTCGTGTCATTGATTTGAAGAGAGGAGTTGATTCGGATGCGCTTTAAACATTTGCATGAACTGAATACGATCTGTACAGCGGAATCCAAAACCATTGCTCAGCTAATGATCGAGGAGCAGGTTCAGGAGACCAATACGCCGGAAGCGGATGTTGTGCAGCAGATGTCTGAATATTATCAAGTGATGAAGGAAGCGGTACGCAAAGGGTTAATGGAAGACACCACTTCACGCAGTGGATTAACGGGTGGAGACGGCAAAAAAATGGCCGAGTACATTCGCAAGGGTGAGACATGTTCTGGTGATGCTTCTGCACTTGCGATGGCGTATGCCCTGTGTGTATCTGAAGTGAATGCTTCCATGGGTCGCATCGTGGCAACACCAACAGCTGGTTCTTGCGGGATTATCCCTGGTGTGTTTATCAGTTCACAGGAGCGGTTTGGCTGGACGGACGAACACTTGGTGAACGGGTTGTTTTGTGCGGGAGCGATTGGTTATGTCATTGCTAACAATTCGTTTATCTCCGGGGCCGAGGGTGGTTGTCAGGCGGAAGTGGGTTCCGCGATTGGTATGGCTGCGGGTGCCATGGTTGAGCTGCGTGGAGGTACACCGGAGCAGGTCGTTCATGCCGTTGGCTTGGCGTTAAAAAATACACTGGGCCTGATCTGCGATCCGGTTGCAGGCCTCGTTGAAATTCCGTGCATCGTCCGTAATGGACTAGGTGCAGTCACCGCGCTGGCTGCGGCCGACA belongs to Paenibacillus sp. FSL H8-0079 and includes:
- the sdaAB gene encoding L-serine ammonia-lyase, iron-sulfur-dependent subunit beta, which gives rise to MRFKDVFSIIGPSMTGPSSSHTAGAARLGRIARQWLGCTPDRARLTLYGSFADTYQGHGTDLALIGGLLDYVTDDPRIPDAEQYAEEAGMEVEFYTSGLPAPHPNTVKIELWHGERACSLIGASIGGGSVSVHAMNDFRVQISGEFPTLVLRHADKAGVLASVTSTISSSGVNIGYMQVDRKARDGEALTAMEMDGVPNPDMLKRLRSLDHVLDIRVIDLKRGVDSDAL
- the sdaAA gene encoding L-serine ammonia-lyase, iron-sulfur-dependent, subunit alpha; protein product: MRFKHLHELNTICTAESKTIAQLMIEEQVQETNTPEADVVQQMSEYYQVMKEAVRKGLMEDTTSRSGLTGGDGKKMAEYIRKGETCSGDASALAMAYALCVSEVNASMGRIVATPTAGSCGIIPGVFISSQERFGWTDEHLVNGLFCAGAIGYVIANNSFISGAEGGCQAEVGSAIGMAAGAMVELRGGTPEQVVHAVGLALKNTLGLICDPVAGLVEIPCIVRNGLGAVTALAAADMALAGVRSAIPSDEVIDVMLEVGSAMPSRHRETAQGGLAQTPTGRKMMQKLAKPKAKRAEPDTETQGSNTTDANTTVSEADTDSQG